A stretch of the Phycodurus eques isolate BA_2022a chromosome 15, UOR_Pequ_1.1, whole genome shotgun sequence genome encodes the following:
- the dusp11 gene encoding RNA/RNP complex-1-interacting phosphatase, giving the protein MPRHGRKNGIPDRWLDYQAVGKRLHGTRFVAFKVPLNQSLNRQLTPSQTFGPWELLNAVRRDGQELGLVVDLTFTTRYYRPQDLPVSLGYVKVLTKGHVVPADDAIFAFKRAVRRFLRDNADNDKLIGVHCTHGLNRTGYMICRYLIDVDGTDPTEAIKLFNSCRGHDIERSNYIDDLRSGPRRSNEGMDNECLPPSARGRAHPRRGDGRLPEDGRWNGAYGSFPPGAESRRPPEWPQYEGPQHYWPPHTQPPHYEHQPPHNRPQYERPQRCQPPLLGSLLLSPPTQPPAHLYGQASSRAASRLVRPRNVRQRPPALTRYSPRWGNPQSGEDEGWG; this is encoded by the exons atgccTCGCCACGGCCGGAAAAATGGGATCCCAGACAG gtgGCTGGATTACCAAGCGGTGGGCAAGCGACTCCACGGGACTCGTTTTGTGGCCTTCAAGGTTCCCCTCAATCAG TCTCTCAACCGACAGCTGACGCCCTCTCAGACGTTCGGACCGTGGGAACTGCTGAACGCCGTCCGCCGAGACGGCCAAGAACTGGGTCTCGTCGTGGACCTGACCTTCACCACGCGTTACTACCGGCCGCAG GACCTTCCGGTGTCGCTAGGCTACGTCAAGGTCTTGACCAAGGGTCACGTGGTCCCCGCCGACGACGCCATCTTCGCCTTCAAGCGAGCCGTACGCCGATTCCTGCGTGACAACGCCGACAACG ACAAGCTGATCGGCGTCCACTGCACGCACGGACTCAACCGGACGGGCTACATGATCTGcag GTACCTGATCGATGTGGATGGGACGGATCCCACGGAGGCCATCAAAT TGTTCAACTCGTGTCGCGGTCACGACATCGAGAGAAGCAACTACATCGACGACCTTCGCAGCGGACCCAGAAGAAG CAACGAGGGCATGGACAACGAGTGTCTGCCGCCGTCGGCGCGAGGACGAGCCCACCCGAGACGCGGCGACGGTCGCCTGCCTGAAGACGGGCGTTGGAACGGCGCCTACGG ATCTTTCCCGCCAGGAGCCGAAAGTCGACGCCCACCTGAGTGGCCCCAATATGAAGGCCCCCAACATTACTGGCCCCCGCATACCCAACCCCCCCACTATGAGCACCAACCCCCTCATAACCGCCCCCAGTATGAGCGCCCTCAGCGTTGCCAGCCCCCACTTTTGGGCAGCCTTCTTCTCTCACCGCCCACACAGCCCCCTGCCCACCTCTACGGACAGGCGTCGTCCCGTGCCGCCAGCCGGCTGGTTCGGCCCAGAAACGTTCGACAGCGGCCGCCCGCCCTCACTCGCTACTCCCCCCGTTGGGGCAATCCGCAAAGTGGTGAGGATGAGGGGTGGGGCTGA